One region of Primulina tabacum isolate GXHZ01 chromosome 1, ASM2559414v2, whole genome shotgun sequence genomic DNA includes:
- the LOC142506100 gene encoding uncharacterized protein LOC142506100 yields the protein MSARNPLSIILDQNKLTGPNYHDWFRNLKIVLNSERIAYVLEKRPPKEAAPDISRTELAKLEKHWDHVLQAKSYMLASMSNELQRRFEEAVNAADIHLHLKELYAVQTRSERHATVKELMTTRLREGTSVHEHGFPFSPASP from the exons atgTCTGCTCGTAACCCGCTTTCAATCATTCTCGATCAAAACAAATTGACTGGCCCTAACTATCATGACTGGTTTCGAAACTTAAAGATTGTTCTGAACTCCGAAAGGATTGCGTATGTGCTTGAGAAGAGGCCACCTAAGGAGGCGGCTCCTGATATCAGTAGGACTGAATTGGCTAAGCTTGAGAAACATTGGGATCATGTTCTTCAAGCTAAGAGCTACATGTTGGCTTCTATGTCGAATGAACTTCAGAGGAGGTTCGAGGAGGcggtgaatgctgctgacattcacctTCATCTGAAAGAATTGTATGCTGTACAAACTCGTTCAGAAAGACATGCGACTGTTAAagaactcatgactacacgctTGCGAGAGGggacttcggtccatgagcatg GTTTCCCGTTTTCGCCGGCATCTCCATAG
- the LOC142542766 gene encoding uncharacterized protein LOC142542766 isoform X1, with protein MDATLLTTNSNLFNSNTNSFPPIAQLRRRFFSIGLNQLTHGCFSEMSRLRSGCSARGFGSVDRRSSRPQIASKGGYWKSHAVPAGASDAAALSSDAIVLHVRGMLCEGCVASVQRILESQEPVSSASVNLTTETAVVWPVSDAKVEPGWQKDLGQALAKHLTSCGFESNIRVAVLGCHRNHVCSLVIV; from the exons ATGGACGCAACATTACTCACTACCAACTCCAACCTTTTCAATTCCAATACCAATTCCTTCCCTCCTATCGCTCAACTCCGCCGCCGCTTCTTCTCGATTGGCCTGAATCAACTCACTCACGGGTGCTTCTCGGAGATGAGCCGGCTTCGATCGGGTTGTTCGGCGAGAGGCTTCGGTTCAGTAGATCGGCGTAGCAGCCGGCCGCAGATTGCTTCCAAGGGTGGGTACTGGAAGTCACATGCGGTGCCTGCCGGTGCTTCGGATGCTGCTGCTTTGAGTTCTGATGCTATTGTTCTTCACGTACGG GGGATGTTATGCGAGGGATGCGTGGCTAGTGTTCAGAGAATTCTAGAAAGTCAA GAACCAGTTTCTTCAGCTAGTGTGAATCTCACAACTGAGACAGCAGTTGTATGGCCTGTGTCTGATGCCAAGGTTGAACCCGGCTGGCAAAAGGATTTGGGGCAAGCTCTTGCAAAGCATTTGACTAGTTGTGGATTCGAATCTAATATCAGAG TTGCTGTCCTTGGCTGTCATCGTAACCATGTCTGCTCATTGGTTATCGTATGA
- the LOC142542766 gene encoding uncharacterized protein LOC142542766 isoform X3: protein MDATLLTTNSNLFNSNTNSFPPIAQLRRRFFSIGLNQLTHGCFSEMSRLRSGCSARGFGSVDRRSSRPQIASKGGYWKSHAVPAGASDAAALSSDAIVLHGMLCEGCVASVQRILESQEPVSSASVNLTTETAVVWPVSDAKVEPGWQKDLGQALAKHLTSCGFESNIRDQGAIDVETQS, encoded by the exons ATGGACGCAACATTACTCACTACCAACTCCAACCTTTTCAATTCCAATACCAATTCCTTCCCTCCTATCGCTCAACTCCGCCGCCGCTTCTTCTCGATTGGCCTGAATCAACTCACTCACGGGTGCTTCTCGGAGATGAGCCGGCTTCGATCGGGTTGTTCGGCGAGAGGCTTCGGTTCAGTAGATCGGCGTAGCAGCCGGCCGCAGATTGCTTCCAAGGGTGGGTACTGGAAGTCACATGCGGTGCCTGCCGGTGCTTCGGATGCTGCTGCTTTGAGTTCTGATGCTATTGTTCTTCAC GGGATGTTATGCGAGGGATGCGTGGCTAGTGTTCAGAGAATTCTAGAAAGTCAA GAACCAGTTTCTTCAGCTAGTGTGAATCTCACAACTGAGACAGCAGTTGTATGGCCTGTGTCTGATGCCAAGGTTGAACCCGGCTGGCAAAAGGATTTGGGGCAAGCTCTTGCAAAGCATTTGACTAGTTGTGGATTCGAATCTAATATCAGAG ATCAAGGAGCTATTGATGTAGAGACACAATCGTAG
- the LOC142542766 gene encoding uncharacterized protein LOC142542766 isoform X2: MDATLLTTNSNLFNSNTNSFPPIAQLRRRFFSIGLNQLTHGCFSEMSRLRSGCSARGFGSVDRRSSRPQIASKGGYWKSHAVPAGASDAAALSSDAIVLHVRGMLCEGCVASVQRILESQEPVSSASVNLTTETAVVWPVSDAKVEPGWQKDLGQALAKHLTSCGFESNIRDQGAIDVETQS, translated from the exons ATGGACGCAACATTACTCACTACCAACTCCAACCTTTTCAATTCCAATACCAATTCCTTCCCTCCTATCGCTCAACTCCGCCGCCGCTTCTTCTCGATTGGCCTGAATCAACTCACTCACGGGTGCTTCTCGGAGATGAGCCGGCTTCGATCGGGTTGTTCGGCGAGAGGCTTCGGTTCAGTAGATCGGCGTAGCAGCCGGCCGCAGATTGCTTCCAAGGGTGGGTACTGGAAGTCACATGCGGTGCCTGCCGGTGCTTCGGATGCTGCTGCTTTGAGTTCTGATGCTATTGTTCTTCACGTACGG GGGATGTTATGCGAGGGATGCGTGGCTAGTGTTCAGAGAATTCTAGAAAGTCAA GAACCAGTTTCTTCAGCTAGTGTGAATCTCACAACTGAGACAGCAGTTGTATGGCCTGTGTCTGATGCCAAGGTTGAACCCGGCTGGCAAAAGGATTTGGGGCAAGCTCTTGCAAAGCATTTGACTAGTTGTGGATTCGAATCTAATATCAGAG ATCAAGGAGCTATTGATGTAGAGACACAATCGTAG